One Lycium barbarum isolate Lr01 chromosome 5, ASM1917538v2, whole genome shotgun sequence genomic window carries:
- the LOC132640372 gene encoding uncharacterized protein LOC132640372 yields the protein MGFLKEDKKTRVLRWVKTIFFLISMLISFLLFSAPVLLVIADTILPSLLLSASISPSYLSVQTFASHLSNYDFRYSLIDIPLISIVRSVIILCVYSLCDGPRLSRGPYLGIATICSVSSLVFVSLKASYVFAHSSNLDRGGYVRAMEMALFVCSLALAVAHVVVAYRISCRERRKLLVYKIDIEAVSAFKTGSFYRYLKVTPSRKSEVKLKSTESICT from the exons ATGGGTTTTTTGAAAGAAGATAAAAAAACCAGAGTTTTGAGATGGGTCAAAACTatttttttcttgatttctatGTTGATTTCATTTTTACTTTTTTCTGCCCCAGTTCTTCTTGTTATTGCAGATACAATTCTTCCTTCACTATTATTATCTGCTTCTATTTCACCATCTTATCTATCTGTTCAAACTTTTGCTTCTCATCTGAGTAATTATGATTTTCGGTATTCACTCATTGATATTCCTCTCATCTCCATCGTCAGGTCCGTCATCATTTTAT GTGTTTATAGCTTATGTGATGGACCAAGGCTATCAAGAGGACCATATTTGGGAATTGCCACAATTTGTTCAGTGTCATCTTTGGTGTTTGTATCTTTGAAGGCTTCATATGTGTTTGCACACAGTTCGAATTTGGATCGAGGAGGATACGTTCGAGCTATGGAGATGGCGTTATTCGTATGCTCGTTAGCGTTAGCCGTTGCACATGTAGTTGTGGCGTATCGAATTAGCTGCAGGGAAAGAAGAAAGCTTCTTGTTTACAAAATTGATATTGAAGCT GTCTCAGCATTCAAGACCGGATCATTTTATAGATATCTTAAAGTTACTCCCAGCAGAAAGAGTGAAGTTAAACTCAAATCTACAGAGTCCATATGCACATGA